GAGCGCCCACCGGAACAGAGGCGTGGGGAATATTGGGAATCGTTAACAAAATCTCGTCGATTTTTGTTTCCAGGGCCTTCAGTTCCGGCTCCATGCCGGCGACCTGGGCGGCGATCCCCTTCATGGACGAGATCTTTTCCTTCGGGTCCTTCTTCTCCTGGATCAGGCGGCCGATCTCCTCATTGGCCATATTCTGCTGGGCGCGCAAATCGTCAATCTTGACCTGGAGGTTACGCTTCTGCTGGTCCAGCTTCAAAAGCGGTTCCAAAGCAAAAGAAACATTTTTTGCCTTCAGTCCCGCCTCAACAGCCTGCGGGTTCTCACGGATCAGTTTGATATCAAACATAATCGAATCCTAACGGGAATACAAGGTCAAGGATTAGGGGGTGGATTCCGGTTTGGGCTCCTGAAGGGTCAGGGCCAGCTGGTTGACCAAGGCGCCGGCGCTGATGGGCTTTGTCAGAAAACATTCCGCGCCCAGGTCATAACAGGACACGATGTGCGACGGAGTATCGGAACCGGTCAGAAAAACAACGGGGATGTTCTTTGTTTTTTCGCCGTCCCTCAGCCGCTGAAGCACTTCATTGCCGTTCATCCCCGGCATGATAAAATCCAGCAGGATCAAATCCGGGTTCTCAGCGTAAGCCAACCGTATCCCGGCTTCGCCCTCGGACGCGGTCAACACCCGGCACCCCTGTTTGGAAAGTATCCCGGAAAGGAATTTGCGTTCCACCTCCCCGTCATCCACAACAAGGACTGTTTTACCCTTGAGGCGGGCATCCGGGCCGTTACCGCCGAAAATTTTTTTTAGAAAGTTTCCCATATTCAAAATGAAAATCCGCCTCCTGAATAGGGGAATTATAGCAAATTTGCTGCCGGGCTCCCACCACTTTCCCAAGATTCTCCTATTTGACCCCGGCCTTCTTTAAGAGCCACATCATCGGGCACCAGTTTGTGAAGGACGACTGCAGGAGATTGAGACCCACAAAAGCCGTAAACCATAACCAATACGGATGGACATATACGGCTAAAATCAAACTCAACAAAATAAACGACCCTGCGATACCCCGAAGCTTTCGTTCCATGTCTGTCTCCTTTCGCTCGTCTATCCTTTATTTCCCATTCTCGATTTTAACAGATAATACAACACCGGCACGGAATTCCGCGACAGCAGCGTTGCCGCGATCTCCCCTGTCATCAAGGAAATCGCCAGTCCCTGAAAGATCGGGTCAAATAAAATGACCGCAGAGCCGGCCATCACCGCCGCGGCTGTCAGCAACATCGGCCTGAACCGGACAGCCCCCGCGTCAATGACCGCTTCTTTAAGAGGCATCCCCTGTTTCATGCGGAATTCAATGAAATCCACCAGGATGATGGAATTGCGAACAACGATCCCGGCTCCGGCAATGAACCCGATCATGGAGGTGGCCGTGAAAAACGCGCCGAAAAGCCAGTGCCCGGGCAGGATCCCGACCAGCGTCAGAGGAATCGGCGCCATGATGACCAGCGGGACAGTGAACGATTTGAACCAGCCGACCACAAGGATGTAAATCAGGACCAGCACCATCGCGAAGGCGATGCCCAAATCCCGAAAGACCTCAAAAGTGATCTGCCATTCACCGTCCCATTTCACAACAGGACCGTCCGTCACATCCGGCTGGCGGTTCCAAAACAATTGGATCGGCTTTCCGCCCTGCCGGATGTTCTTGATCGCCCCCCCCATGCCGAGCATGGCATAGACCGGGCTTTCCAAACGGCCGGACAAATCACCGATCACATACGTCACCCGCTTCAAATTTTTGTGATACACGGCTTTCTCGGTAAAAGCGTCGGCTTCCTGCGTTAAGTCCGCCACCGGCACAGGATGGTCCATTTTATTCAGCAGGGTCAGCCCCTGCAAAATCGCCAGGTCCCCGCGCTGGTCTTCCGGTAAACGCAGGCGGATATCGACAGGTTCCGGCTCATCATCCAGATGGGCGATATCCGCGACACTTCCCTGTAAAGATGTCTGCAGAACCTGCGTGATGTCCACCGAGGAAATCCCGTTCAGGCTGGCTTTTTCATGATCGATGATAAGCTGCTTTTGGGCATAAGGTCTCTGCTCATAGGTATCGACGTCTGTCACTCCTTTGGCGGAATCAAAAACCTGCAAAACGCTTTGCGCCAGGGCCGACTGCCCGGGGATATCCGGAGCGTAAATCTCGGCCACCAGAGTGGACAACACCGGCGGGCCGGGCGGGACCTCCGCGACCTGGACGCGTCCGCCGTGTTTTTTCACGATCGCATGCACGACCGGACGGATATCCTTGGCAATGGCGTGACTCTGCCGCTTGCGCTCATGCCTGTCCTTGAGATTGACCTGCAAATCCGCCTGCCACGGCAGGCCGCGCAGGTAATAATGCCGCACCAGGCCGTTGAAATTGAACGGCGAGGC
This window of the Candidatus Omnitrophota bacterium genome carries:
- a CDS encoding response regulator, producing the protein MGNFLKKIFGGNGPDARLKGKTVLVVDDGEVERKFLSGILSKQGCRVLTASEGEAGIRLAYAENPDLILLDFIMPGMNGNEVLQRLRDGEKTKNIPVVFLTGSDTPSHIVSCYDLGAECFLTKPISAGALVNQLALTLQEPKPESTP
- a CDS encoding DUF2892 domain-containing protein, which produces MERKLRGIAGSFILLSLILAVYVHPYWLWFTAFVGLNLLQSSFTNWCPMMWLLKKAGVK